The window AGCGCTTCCTGGCGCAGGCGCGCGGCCTCGTGCCGGGCTTCGGCGAGCTGGGCCTTGTACTGCTCCAGGACGCTCTGGGCCTCGGTCTGAGCGGCTTCCGCCTTCTCGATACCGCCCTCGATCGCCTCGCGGCGCTCTTCCAGAACCTTGTTGATGTTCGGGAGGAGCTTCTTCGCAAGGAAGCCGAAGACGATGACGAAGGCGATCAGACCGATGACGAGCTCGGGGAGCGGCGGGATGAGAGGACTCTGAATTTCCTCGGCCGCGAGAACCATGAGGTTCACATCAGTGCCTTTCGTCTAGTGGATGGTCGTGAATCCGAAGATCACACGCCGTAGACGAACGGCATAACCAGACCGATGAGCGCGAGCGCCTCACAGAAGGCGAAGCCGAGGATCTGGTTGGCGCGGATCAGGCCGGCAGCCTCGGGCTGACGGGCGAGAGCCTGGGTGCCGTTACCGAAGATGATGCCGACGCCGACACCGGGGCCGATGGCCGCGAGGCCGTAACCGATGGAGCCGAGGGAACCGGAGACGGCAGCAAGGGTCTGGGACATGCCAGTTCTTCCTTCTCTTTCACGGACCGGTGGGGGTTGGCCACCGGACGACTAAGGGTTCAGGGGGATGGTCAGTGGTGCTCTGCGACCGCGCCCTGAATGAAGCTGCAGGCCAGGAGCACGAAGACGTACGCCTGAACAGCCTGGATGAAGAGCTCGAAAGCCGTCATCACGAGGACCATGACGAACGAGACGCCCGCGTAGGCGATGCCGATCCCGTTCAGCAGGTACCAGCTGGCGATGGTGAAGAGCAGCAGCAGGGTGTGACCGGCGAACATGTTCGCGAACAGTCGGACCGCGTGGGTGAAGGGGCGGACCAGGACGTTCGAGAAGAACTCGATGACCATGACCATCGGCAGAACCGGGCCGAGCGACTTGTCGTAGCCCGTCAGGTTCTTGAAGCCCCCGACGAAGCCGTGACGCTTGAAGGTCACGCTCATCCAGATCACGTACACGATGGCCGCGAGGCCGGCCGGGTACGCGATGATCGCCGTCACCGGGAACTGGGCCAGCGGAATGATGGACCAGAGGTTCAGCATCCAGACGAAGAAGAACAGCG of the Streptomyces sp. NBC_01294 genome contains:
- a CDS encoding F0F1 ATP synthase subunit B, coding for MVLAAEEIQSPLIPPLPELVIGLIAFVIVFGFLAKKLLPNINKVLEERREAIEGGIEKAEAAQTEAQSVLEQYKAQLAEARHEAARLRQEALEQGTALKEELRAEGQRQREEIIAAGHAQIAADRKAASQALRQDVGKLATDLAGKLVGESLEDHARQSRTIDRFLSELEEKAEAAR
- the atpE gene encoding ATP synthase F0 subunit C gives rise to the protein MSQTLAAVSGSLGSIGYGLAAIGPGVGVGIIFGNGTQALARQPEAAGLIRANQILGFAFCEALALIGLVMPFVYGV
- the atpB gene encoding F0F1 ATP synthase subunit A, which gives rise to MKEPAVSADPTTVLAFETDCHIFDGCGFPAPGLHSFLFEPIFGNADSNTYFNKTMLLALLGTVVIVGFFWLAFRKPKVVPGKLQMVAEAGYDFVRRGIVYETLGKKEGEKYVPLMVSLFFFVWMLNLWSIIPLAQFPVTAIIAYPAGLAAIVYVIWMSVTFKRHGFVGGFKNLTGYDKSLGPVLPMVMVIEFFSNVLVRPFTHAVRLFANMFAGHTLLLLFTIASWYLLNGIGIAYAGVSFVMVLVMTAFELFIQAVQAYVFVLLACSFIQGAVAEHH